gtacaccaacagaatccctattctgtccCAGGCACCACCTTCAGAAacacacattcgaaccctgcagactgtgggacagggcacctggtcagggggatggaatcctgatagaccactgccactccgCCTCCCtggccttgcttgctgctggacagagaaccctggtgggcaaagctgagagtaACTCCCCCCcacttcatccaaccaggtctctgtgatacaggccaggtcggcatgctcattcaggatcaagtcctggatagccgttgttttcccattaaccaacctggcgttcaccagcagcaatttcaacccaggaggtctgttgccagggccatccaggttatttgaattggggggaaGTTTGGGGACAACCAACACCCTGTTGTTGCACCCTCTCTTATGACAGTGCAactgtctccccacccctcccctgtaTCTCCCTCTGCTCTGTATAACTCTGATGGCTGCTCCTGGACTCACATCACCTCCCCTCTTCCAGGGGAAAGGATATATTCATGATGACAGGCTGGCAGAACCCTCACACAATATTAAATGGAGGTAGTCCAGCAGGCTGaaagtagggggagggggagaaaaggaaagcaaaccaaCAGGGGGACAGGCCCTCACCCGCTTGTACTTCCCTGAAGTGGAAGTACACCCTTTGGTGTCGCCCCTGAAGGAGCCTGTTTCTTACgttcccagtcccaaaaagttgttgcagctggggggtgggggggtggcagcTCTTTGCTGGGGACCTGAGTCTGCTAGAGGCAGTTGGAAAGTTCCAGACCAGCTAAGCCCCCGCAAGGCAGGACACAGCAGCCGCTGACTGGCCACTTGCTTTGCACGCTTCCTCTCTTGGCTGGATCAGGTGGACAGCTGTCCCAGGTAGCAGGAGCCTGCTTTTTACattcccagtcccaaaaagttgtTGCACCTGGGGATGAGATGACTCTAAATATAAGTGGAAAGGACCAAAATTTGGTGCACTGAACTTAAAAAAATGGCATCTACAGATCATAAAAATAAACTACTCTCATAGAATTAGAAAAAATCTTACCTGAAACCACTCATAGTAAATGAAAAAGATCTCCAGCATCTGAATTAAAAAGCAGTTTGGCTCTTCCTATTATCCAAAGAACACATTTTTCATTATCCTTAACCAAGTTACACAATTGTTACAAAATGTCTCAAAATgtcccaattccacataaaaggaaacccacataaatggctgcatccatttgtggtgacccctcccacctgccatgtgtggttttaaaatcgtaAGTAGAtacatgtctttgagaggctgaactctggacatgctcaaaggcaccccatcctgatactggttttctcagaaactgaggaaagcacacacacagccttcacccttaagagggagggaagggaagcactcggcacatgcccagaaacaggtttgacaaaggggggcaagtgcccagcccagtcccggcccttcagtaggatcctgatggagcactttgagGGTAAAaagtgtagtttttgttttctgtggggacaaggaaaatcacgATGACAGCTTCAAGTCAGCCCTGGTCaggcattgagagagagagaagaaactaatttaatttgacggtgggggaggagttcccgcctaaaacgcTTCTCAGCTATTGGAAGTCCCGATcaagactccgcgcaggcgcagagctccattaagtgtgatgcacagagaccatgaagaaccAATGTGAACAATGATTTTACatgttcaaatgaaattatctcaaaaactaatgtagttaacaaaaatgtgtaattacaaaaagtattcAGAAAAAAATTCATCTCAGTagcataaacgggtgagaagttatgcatatttaaatgtggcaactacataatagtgtggcagccatattgatgacATCATCACACAGCCCCTCACTTAGGGCgtatataaacaaaaaaaatcactaaGTTTTTGCACTCGCTGAggtaaataaatcctgcctgGCTCTGGGACTATAATGGTTCGATTCTGATCATAAGGTGCGTCCATTTCCAGAAGAATCATTTCACTCATGGAATAGAACATCTGGACTCATAAAAATAGTTgtttattttgggctgcaatcttGAAAGGATGTACATTGCTGGAATCAATGGAACTGCTTTGGCTCAAATTTCCTCACGCTGCATTTGTTTTCTACTATAACAGAATGTCAAGTGCTTACTAATCCAGTGAAAGGCAATAATGATTTTGTCATTCAAATGAATAGAACAAATTAgttgttaatttattattttcaatGGTACTTCAGCATGATTAATATTAGCTGGACAGGGGCCAAATTATTTATTGCGCCAAGACATTTTATGATGGATTCATATGTATATGGAGCATATATTAGTTTGTTTGCTCTTCAAAAACACTTAACAATTCAATGACAACAGAAAACACAAGTCTCTAGAAATAATACTGGAAAGATTTTAATGGAGGTTTAATTTCTTTACATTCCAAAAGTAATTTTTCTATCAATATAAATGGTAGATGAAAGAAAAGGATGTACTAATGAAAACTTTATTTGCACTCAATAACAACATTAGCTACAACGTACAAAACCAGATCATTTGACCACAAAAagctattttaaaagtttaacttTTTCCTTTAAAACTCTAAATTTAGGATTGCTGTTGACTTTCTTATTAAACAGGGCAAGAATTTCCTCTTCAGATTTGTGATGATCACCTGCTATTGCATAATACTGGGCTAAAACCTGCACAataaacaaaaagagaaaaatgttaCATTCAAAAGACTTTAATGCTGTTATTAGTGTAAGCAgattttcaggaataaaatataaaactcGCACAACCACTGTTTCCCATATATTTCAGATACTAGCCCAATCAATGTGTGCAAGCATGGGCTTCTCTTTCCATTGAAATGTTGAGGAATGTTCTATACATATAACTCCACTATCAGCACCTGTAGATTTCATCATATTTTACCAGTCAGTGCAATGTACTGGCTACCAGTTTGATGATGGGGGGCtacttaaaacagccttccccaacctggcggcctccagatgttttgtactacaaatcacataattcccagccaggttggggaaggatgacgtGAAGCATTAATTTTGAGCTTTCGAGCTCTAAATGGCCTTGGACCGGGGTATCTGAGAAGTACCACCTGCTCCAATATCAGCCTGCCAATGCGTTAAGATTGTCCACTGAGGCTCTGAACTAATTGACCCCACCTATGGTGGCTACTGGGGTGAGTGCAATGGCACCCAATTAAAAACACGTATGGGCAGAAGCTTTTCATGGCACACAGCTGGTGTTAACCTTttcacttttctgttttaatgttataaaccatttaaagttATATATAGCCCATCAGTTATAACCTAATATATACTGCAAtaaaaaagtggaatataaggGTTTTAATAAAATGTGACACTTTCAGTCACAAGGTCAATAAGGGCctaaaaggctgcaatcctaagtgAACTTACTTTCCAGGAAGACCCATTAGATTTGTGTTATTAAGAGTTGACCATGTTTCAATGCTGTAATTTGTTGATACGTGGATTTCATTTAGAACTGGAATCAAGCCATGGCctttactctgttcacacattggatGGTGGTGATATTAACATTGTCTCAGGCTGTAGTCTTGAGTTGCATCACATGCCTCTACAGAGGGTCCCCCATCCCTCTGGATTGGCATTTCAGAGGGCAGAAAGGGCCGCAGTTACTGGGTGGgtgaaggggaaggagggagggaaaatcaGTGACTCTCACACTCGTGCATGAATAGAAGTACTGCCAACTGCACACATCCGAATCCTTTCCATTTTGAATTTTCAAAGTTGATGTCAAAACCACCATTGCCAATCAGTTGGGTGAAATTAGTACTCAGGAACATTTAGTGGCCAAAATTTTATGGAATATTTGTGAATGTTCCAACTGCTTAGAAGTGTAAAAAAACTGTCAGCACACAGCTTGTACTGTATGCTATTGGTGGGACAGTGGAGGTCCATCGGAGAAGAAACCAGGCAGCACTGCTGAAGTGTTCGTGTTACAGGGCGTTAGCAATTGCTCGTTTATAAGACCGATGAAAGAGTAGTGCCTGCTTTCGTTGCACGCACTCTCAATATGTCTATATATCAGGGTATAACCCAACAATCCAAATGGGAACtactcccatttatttcaattgtGCTTACACAGAACTTCCTCTTGGTTTGTATTCTGTTTCATAAAGTGTTCCAACATACCTTTTTCCTTAGTTTCTTAACTGATATTTCATTGTCAGGTGCTTGCTTCAGAACAGCTTTTATGGTTCCTTTCCAACTGAATTTACCTGTATAATTGGTAAAATCATAAGGTATAAAAGAAATTGTTTCCACATATTTTGGCCCAAGATACTACCAAAACCATAACACCACTCAAGTGTTACACTTTCTTGCTAAAAGATTGCCATTGAGCATAGTACTAAAGGAAGTGACTAGGTCACACAACACGCCTactcatgatggtttattttccgaaaccatccatgatgggttagtgtgttgtctgtgagACACCCCTGAGAACCCacggtctgcagtaagggttattttacctaaagtgtgttagcatgctgtctgaagcACGGTGTGGGTTATGGAGCAGCCAAAAACAAGTCCACCACTGTGCTCCTGTCAAGCAATCTCTATTCCCACCACAAATGAAGCTGGGATATCTGCCCAGCTGGGTGGGAAGActacaggagggggagggggaaagggtgtgtgtgaaattaaATGCTCTGCATAGCTTGCCTGCCTGATTGCCTGCCGGGAGCACAGTAGAtggtttgcataaccacctatcCAATGTAGCTCGCCACTCACCATgaggtgtgaacccagccaaaatTACTCTTCTGGCCTAAGTagcggatttttttaaaaaagcccttacAGAGTAGATCCACATGAGCATGCAAAATCAGCAGTTGGCCACTAGGTTTATTTACCACCCTAAGGAGTAACACATCTGACTGGTTCCTAGTGGGGAAAGAAAACAGTTGCATAGATTGCATAGACTGAGAATCATGACCAGTGTGTTTCAAGGGGGGAAATTCTTATCTGAAAATATACATAATCTAACACCCAAATAAAATAACCTGCATACATGTTATACTCAATATGGTATTCTACAATCAGGAGACTAAACCCGTCTTCAATAATACATgacaatggctttttaaaaagctaggaAGAGACatgcagtgggagggaggggaaatcagtgAAAGCCAAGGGCAGGCAGCTCACGCTACTTTGGACGCAACTAAGATATTCTTCAAATATGTATAGGCTGTCTTTTGGGACAAAAGCCTTTGCAGTAAGATTTATTCAAATCATCAAATCGTAATACAGTATTGTAAGGCAGCAGGTTAAAAAACGCAGGCTTAAGCCAaaccaaagtttaaaaaaacagattaaaacagccCAGACCTCCCTAGTTTCCCTAGTGCAAGTCATCCAGAAAGGCAACCAAGCTGCTTCCATCCCAGAGTCCAGAATGGAGGCCAAGCACCCCGTCAAGCACATGGCCCAAAAAAGGAAGGTTAAAAACAATACGTCTTTTACTGCGATGGTGAGAagacccctgccctctttggatTCTAATATCTTGAATCACCTGGGTTTAGCATTCAGTAACCCACTTCCAGGGCAGGGGAGCTGTTCCCGTGGTTATTATTACCATAAATACCTTTAGCTCACTATTGCATACAGCTAAATCCAAATTAAGTTTACCTTGATGCTCATCCTCGTTTTCTTCCGTTTCTGAATTATTCAGTCTCTTCTGTACAATGGGACAGtcacctgcatttatttatttcgagGGTGAGTGGGTAGGGAGAAATACAGTGAGAATAAGTGTCAGAAAGTCCAGCAATGAGAGCAGATATCACTGTGCTGCAGACAGCCTCTCACAAAATGGAAAAAgcagaacaggtttttttttggtgttCTTAGATAGAAAACAGAATGCCCCCAAAGCTGTCCCCCTCACCTCAACTTCACCGCAATTTTAATTCCAAGCAGTAAAGTTCATCATGGTGAGATATTTTCCTGCTCTCATCCCTGCCCATTAAAGAGTCTCAGAGTGCGTTCGTAGAACACGTTAGCACACCCTGCCCTCACAGgccactccacggatgactatttgcACGTCACACTTGGGTGATACACTAATGAATCACCTGTTGAGTGGGCTAGAAGGGCAGGGCTGGCTATTCCTCTCCCcgccctccccaccaaatggcaGGCGCTGGTTCCCCCTTACCGTATTGGGGCACTGTCaatctgtggggaggggggggggagaaaaacttCCCGCCTCCTTGTTGCTGCAGCAGCACCAACAGCACGCATGTCTCCCTCTGCGGCTGTCGCAGCCCAAACCAGTGGGGAGGAGACCTGTCCCCCGGTTCTTGTTGCAGCAGCATTGCCTTCGGCGCGTGTCCCTCTATGGCACATGTCCCTCCTTGTTGCTTCCACAGGACGGAACGCCATGCGGAGGGATACCAGCCTTGGACCAAGAATGTTCTTCCTCCGCACTGTGTCCTTGCCCATTTGTTTTGACGCTGAAGCCAGAGAGAGCAGTCTCGACATTGAAACAAATGGTAATGCTTGCGCTACGGATGCAGTACCCAGTCCGGGTATGGTATTCATCTGCAGCATGAGTGTTGCCATTAGTTTCGAGGCTGAGGGCAGCGGGGGGAGCTGATGCTGACAGAAAATgcaataatcaacagttgtgctGATAATCAAGTCTGCACAGCGTTGATTATTGGAATtgggttatttttagaaaataaccaactgtggggtggtttttgccccaCAGAtgacacagtagtcaatggtggattaTTTAGTCTAgtgtggactatttaatcaaccattgattattgtgttgtccaaatccagTCTCAGTCTCTTTCTCATCTATATTtagctgttaaaaaaaatctgtcctttGCTATAAGATGCTAAAACGGGTTTCACAATTAGGAACAGCATGAAGTGCAAATGCTTTACCGTTTGAGAGGCTGCGCTTGCGTTTCTGCACATTTGCTTTGGACACTGGTTCAACATCCAGgcaatttccattcatttcaaattCAGCTGAATCAACTGCTTGCTGTGGTGCCATCTTTAAATGATTGCTTCTGGACATTTTTGCATTTCCTGGTGCTTCTCTCTTAGACTTTTTGCTTTTTGTAATTTCTAAGCTCTCTTGTTGATCTTGTAATCTCattttttttggcttttgttCCCTTGTGCTCTTTTTCTTGGCAGGTTTCTCTGTTTTTACTACATTATCTTCTGATTGTGGCGGCACAGGCTCATTTTTTACAGACTCTTTTTTAACTGTCTCCTATTGGAAAGATGACAAGGGGCTTAAACTTCACAACTCATGAAGGCTTCTCAATCAGGTGGTGGTGGATTCAGTGGCCAGATAGAGAGTTTATAGCCTGTATGCAGCATCAGACACATTCACTCATCTGGCACAGCCACAAACATCCAATTCTGAAGTAATAATGACACAGTTTAGAATCCCTCTTTTCCCATAGTTGAAAGGGTTTATATCTTATTTCTCACTcattatctcagtaattcttTCAACAACCCTATAAAATATACTAATATTGCAGTTATGGGAACTGAGGTTGAAA
This genomic stretch from Elgaria multicarinata webbii isolate HBS135686 ecotype San Diego chromosome 10, rElgMul1.1.pri, whole genome shotgun sequence harbors:
- the LYAR gene encoding cell growth-regulating nucleolar protein, whose amino-acid sequence is MVVFTCNACGESVKKGQVEKHVNMCRNCQCLSCMDCGKDFWGDDYKCHVKCLSEDQKYGGKGYEAKTHKGDVKQQEWIQKIHETIKETNNPKVQDILEQICAYDNIPRKKRKFQNWIANSLKIHSTALQDQVWDIFSEATSKETVKKESVKNEPVPPQSEDNVVKTEKPAKKKSTREQKPKKMRLQDQQESLEITKSKKSKREAPGNAKMSRSNHLKMAPQQAVDSAEFEMNGNCLDVEPVSKANVQKRKRSLSNGDCPIVQKRLNNSETEENEDEHQGKFSWKGTIKAVLKQAPDNEISVKKLRKKVLAQYYAIAGDHHKSEEEILALFNKKVNSNPKFRVLKEKVKLLK